A window of the Candidatus Rokuibacteriota bacterium genome harbors these coding sequences:
- a CDS encoding YgiT-type zinc finger protein, with amino-acid sequence MKPFEKCPICGGELAEKEVEKLLRGGMHTAVLDVKAHVCLKCGARLYSPDLVRKFEDIRCRLEDNRLEGFQTIDACRFMDQNG; translated from the coding sequence ATGAAGCCGTTTGAAAAGTGTCCAATTTGCGGTGGAGAGCTTGCGGAAAAGGAGGTCGAGAAGCTTTTACGCGGTGGGATGCATACCGCGGTTCTCGACGTGAAGGCACATGTGTGCTTGAAATGCGGTGCACGGTTATACTCTCCTGATCTTGTGAGGAAATTTGAGGACATTCGCTGCCGCCTTGAGGACAATCGCCTCGAGGGATTTCAGACTATCGACGCTTGCAGGTTCATGGACCAGAACGGCTGA